In a single window of the Elaeis guineensis isolate ETL-2024a chromosome 8, EG11, whole genome shotgun sequence genome:
- the LOC105050272 gene encoding putative pentatricopeptide repeat-containing protein At3g05240 encodes MTTLLLPDGSKPQTKSMITKHTILPLIEGCRSMRQLKQLQGVMVVTALIGDVVPLSRLIDFCADAGTGDLSYARSIFLQVDRPTTYIWNSMIRGLSGTDQPEDALSMYRDMLCSGFSPDNFTYPFALKACARISDRRSGRCIHSRVTKTGYEADVYVSSNLIHMYASSGDMDSARCLFEKATNRNVVSWTTMIAGYVNNDRATEAIGMFRVMELEGVVPNEITMVHVLVACAQSRDLETGRWVHRRLHRLGIDPMRSNVVLASALLDMYARCGSLKTAREMFEKMPHRNEVSWNTMIGAYNQYGRSNEVFELFKEMCTAGMRPDKVTLLSLLGACADKGAMIFGQGIHAYVEKTGGGKDVAICTSLMDMYAKAGDTQSASQIFGSLKERDVLAWTSMIICLAMHGHGKEAVDLFGKMQREGVAPDHITFIGVLTACSHAGMVDEGYKYFESMRSDYGIRPMMEHYGCVVDLLSRAGRLEEAEKLVKLMPYQPSVTIWGSILCGCEIHGNVDMAERIGNRILEFNPQGSGIYVLLSNIRAGAGRWEGVEKARRLMWQNRLKKTHGSSSVEVNISCLEINRQ; translated from the coding sequence ATGACCACCCTCCTACTCCCCGATGGCTCTAAACCTCAGACAAAATCTATGATAACAAAACACACCATCCTCCCTCTGATAGAAGGATGCCGAAGCATGAGGCAGCTCAAACAGCTTCAGGGCGTGATGGTCGTCACCGCACTCATCGGCGACGTCGTTCCCCTGAGCCGCCTTATCGACTTCTGCGCCGACGCCGGGACCGGAGACCTGAGCTACGCCCGCTCCATCTTCCTCCAAGTCGATCGCCCCACCACCTACATCTGGAATTCCATGATCAGAGGCCTCTCCGGCACCGACCAACCAGAGGACGCTCTCTCCATGTACAGAGACATGCTGTGCTCCGGCTTCTCGCCCGACAACTTCACGTATCCCTTTGCACTCAAAGCATGCGCGAGAATCTCCGACCGCCGCTCCGGCCGGTGCATTCACAGCCGCGTGACCAAAACCGGTTACGAGGCCGACGTGTACGTCTCCAGTAATTTGATCCATATGTATGCTTCCTCTGGCGATATGGACTCCGCGAGGTGTTTGTTCGAGAAGGCGACGAATCGAAATGTGGTCAGCTGGACGACGATGATTGCAGGCTATGTTAATAATGATCGGGCTACGGAAGCGATCGGAATGTTCAGGGTGATGGAGCTTGAAGGAGTGGTGCCGAATGAGATCACCATGGTTCATGTTCTTGTTGCTTGTGCTCAGAGCCGGGATCTGGAGACGGGAAGATGGGTCCATCGCCGACTGCATCGGCTGGGGATCGACCCGATGAGGTCGAACGTCGTTCTTGCCTCTGCACTGCTGGATATGTATGCTCGTTGTGGTAGTTTGAAGACTGCAAGAGAGATGTTCGAGAAAATGCCTCATAGAAATGAAGTCTCCTGGAACACAATGATCGGTGCTTATAACCAATATGGCCGGTCGAACGAAGTCTTCGAACTCTTTAAAGAAATGTGTACTGCAGGCATGAGACCGGATAAGGTGACCTTGCTGAGCTTGTTGGGTGCTTGTGCCGATAAAGGAGCTATGATTTTTGGTCAGGGGATCCATGCTTACGTAGAGAAGACGGGTGGTGGCAAAGATGTTGCTATTTGTACTTCTCTCATGGATATGTATGCTAAGGCCGGGGACACACAAAGCGCGTCCCAGATTTTTGGTAGTTTAAAAGAGAGGGATGTGTTGGCATGGACTAGTATGATCATATGCTTGGCGATGCATGGCCATGGCAAGGAAGCTGTGGATCTATTCGGAAAGATGCAGCGAGAAGGTGTTGCTCCTGATCATATTACATTTATAGGAGTACTGACTGCTTGCAGCCATGCAGGAATGGTCGATGAGGGTTACAAATACTTTGAATCTATGAGAAGTGATTACGGCATCAGACCGATGATGGAGCACTATGGATGTGTGGTCGATCTCTTGAGTCGAGCTGGGCGCTTAGAAGAGGCTGAGAAGTTAGTGAAGTTGATGCCATATCAACCGAGTGTAACGATCTGGGGGAGTATTTTGTGTGGTTGTGAGATCCATGGGAATGTCGATATGGCAGAACGAATAGGAAATCGGATACTGGAGTTTAATCCTCAGGGAAGTGGAATCTATGTGCTCCTTTCCAATATACGTGCAGGAGCAGGAAGGTGGGAAGGTGTTGAGAAGGCTAGAAGATTGATGTGGCAGAATAGACTGAAAAAAACTCATGGGTCCAGTTCTGTTGAAGTGAACATTTCATGTTTAGAAATCAACCGGCAGTGA
- the LOC105050273 gene encoding VQ motif-containing protein 25, translated as MEEFMNSKERGALPPRPPTLAMHDNSHAITKLKPKIRIVHIFAPEIIKTDAANFRELVQRLTGKPTKRTGAKTKKKRIDGEAVPRCKRFEVVGSRQEHEDSGCREVVKREVGEENVERELWVESSSGYTGFLRDMGEMDHGLLQGLGDLPLLPLSSSHMDVIGEATVP; from the coding sequence ATGGAGGAGTTCATGAATTCTAAGGAGCGTGGGGCGCTTCCACCACGACCTCCGACGCTTGCCATGCACGACAACTCACATGCGATCACGAAGTTGAAGCCAAAGATAAGAATCGTACACATATTTGCGCCGGAGATAATAAAGACCGACGCTGCCAATTTCCGGGAGCTCGTGCAGAGGCTCACCGGGAAGCCCACAAAGAGAACTGGCGCtaagacgaagaagaagaggatTGATGGAGAGGCAGTGCCAAGGTGCAAGCGATTTGAGGTGGTGGGATCTCGGCAGGAGCATGAGGATTCCGGGTGTCGAGAAGTAGTGAAGAGGGAGGTGGGTGAGGAGAACGTGGAGAGGGAGTTGTGGGTGGAGAGCAGCTCAGGTTATACTGGTTTCCTTCGCGACATGGGAGAAATGGATCATGGTCTTCTCCAAGGTCTCGGTGATCTTCCTTTGCTTCCTTTAAGTTCGTCTCACATGGATGTGATTGGTGAGGCAACCGTTCCGTAG
- the LOC105050201 gene encoding omega-6 fatty acid desaturase, endoplasmic reticulum isozyme 2 has translation MGAGGRMTAKEREDQSATAYGPDEDPSLRRSPTEKPPFTLSQIKKAIPPHCFQRSVLRSFSYVVHDLVISAALFYVALAVIPTLSPPLLRLAAWPLYWAAQGCIFTGVWVIAHECGHHAFSDSSLLDDLVGLVLHSALLVPYFSWKISHRRHHSNTGSLDRDEVFVPKRKSALPWYSRYINNPPGRLLTLAVTLILGWPLYLAFNVSGRPYPRFACHYDPYGPIYSDRERAQIFISDAGVLAAFYALCRLAGAFGFWWVVRVYGVPLLIVNGWLVTITYLQHTHAALPHYDSGEWDWFRGALATVDRDYGVLNRVFHHITDTHVAHHLFSTMPHYHAMEATKAIRPILGEYYQFDGTPVFKALWREARECIYVEPDEGGEKKGVFWYRHKF, from the coding sequence ATGGGCGCGGGCGGACGAATGACGGCGAAAGAGCGGGAGGACCAGTCGGCGACGGCCTACGGCCCCGACGAGGACCCCTCCCTCCGGCGGTCGCCGACGGAGAAACCCCCATTCACATTGAGCCAGATCAAGAAGGCCATCCCCCCGCACTGCTTCCAGCGGTCCGTCCTCCGCTCCTTCTCCTACGTCGTCCACGACCTCGTCATCTCCGCCGCCCTCTTCTACGTCGCCCTCGCCGTCATCCCGACCCTCTCCCCGCCGCTCCTCCGCCTCGCCGCCTGGCCTCTCTACTGGGCCGCCCAGGGCTGCATCTTCACCGGCGTCTGGGTCATCGCCCACGAGTGCGGCCACCACGCCTTCTCCGACTCCTCCCTCCTCGACGACCTCGTCGGCCTCGTCCTCCACTCCGCCCTCCTCGTCCCCTACTTCTCCTGGAAGATCAGTCACCGCCGCCACCACTCCAACACCGGCTCGCTCGACCGCGACGAGGTCTTCGTCCCCAAGCGCAAGTCCGCCCTCCCTTGGTACTCCAGGTACATCAACAACCCCCCGGGCCGCCTCCTCACCTTGGCGGTGACCCTGATCCTCGGGTGGCCCCTGTACCTCGCCTTCAACGTCTCCGGCCGTCCGTACCCCCGGTTCGCCTGCCACTACGACCCCTACGGCCCGATCTACTCGGACCGGGAGCGGGCCCAGATCTTCATCTCCGACGCGGGCGTTCTCGCGGCGTTCTACGCGCTGTGCCGGCTCGCAGGGGCGTTCGGCTTCTGGTGGGTTGTGCGGGTCTACGGTGTGCCGCTGCTGATCGTGAACGGTTGGCTGGTGACGATCACGTACCTGCAGCACACCCACGCGGCGCTGCCGCACTACGACTCGGGCGAGTGGGACTGGTTCCGCGGGGCGCTGGCCACGGTGGACCGGGACTACGGGGTCCTCAACCGGGTGTTCCATCATATCACGGACACCCACGTGGCGCACCACCTCTTCTCTACCATGCCTCACTACCATGCCATGGAGGCCACCAAGGCCATCCGTCCCATCCTTGGAGAGTACTACCAGTTCGACGGGACGCCGGTGTTCAAGGCATTGTGGAGGGAGGCGAGGGAGTGCATCTACGTGGAGCCGGACGAAGGGGGAGAGAAGAAGGGCGTCTTCTGGTACCGGCACAAGTTCTGA